A genome region from Trachemys scripta elegans isolate TJP31775 chromosome 2, CAS_Tse_1.0, whole genome shotgun sequence includes the following:
- the NRSN1 gene encoding neurensin-1, whose amino-acid sequence MSSYADICSSKQAQSGTEGSYQRYGVRSYLHQFYEDCTASIWEHEEDFQIQRSPSRWSSAFWKVGLISGVVFMLIGLTVLVVGFLVPPKIEALEEDDFVVVDNHAIQFNGALDICKLAGAILFCIGGTTMAACLLMSAFAKSYSKEEKYLQQRFKERIADIKAHAHPVTKAPAPGESKIPVTLSKVQNVQPLSET is encoded by the exons ATGAGCTCATATGCGGATATCTGCAGCTCCAAGCAAGCGCAGAGCGGCACGGAGGGAAGTTATCAACGCTATGGAGTTCGATCCTATCTGCATCAATTTTATGAGGACTGCACAGCTTCAATTTGGGAGCATGAGGAGGATTTTCAGATCCAGAGGTCACCTAGCAGGTGGAGCTCTGCATTCTGGAAG GTCGGACTCATCTCTGGGGTGGTTTTTATGCTGATCGGGTTAACAGTTCTTGTAGTAGGTTTTCTTGTGCCACCGAAAATCGAAGCCCTTGAGGAAGATGATTTTGTTGTTGTGGATAACCATGCCATTCAGTTTAACGGAGCCCTTGATATATGTAAGCTGGCAGGAGCGATCTTATTTTGTATTGGCGGGACCACAATGGCAGCATGCCTGTTGATGTCTGCTTTTGCTAAAAGCTACTCCAAAGAAGAAAAGTACCTTCAGCAAAGGTTTAAAGAGAGAATAGCAGATATAAAAGCCCATGCACACCCAGTCACAAAAGCACCAGCACCAGGAGAATCGAAGATACCTGTCACTTTGTCCAAAGTTCAAAACGTCCAACCTTTATCAGAAACCTGa